The Chloroflexota bacterium DNA segment GGTTCTTTGCCATAGCTGCGGGAGCCAAGCTGGAACTTTTGGGCAAGCTCGTGTTGAAGACGGCGAATGTAGGAGTTGGCTGGCGGCAAGTCAACCGGGTGCGAGGTGTGCAGGGTCTCCTGAACTGCTGCCTCGGCCAATCGGAGGTCTTCAACTTCACTGGTTGGATGACGGGCGTTGAGGTCGAAGATGCTCGCAAGGCTCTGGTTGATCTGAGACTGAGCATTGCTCCGCAGAACGAATATCGGGATTTGCTTCTGCTCAGCCAAGCGCAAGGGGCCCGTTCGCTGGCGGTAGTAACTCTTGAGCGTCAAGACGACGTCGGCGGTGTCAAGGTCTTCGCTTACCCATGCCGGCACGGCCAAGTGCTTTGCCGCATCCTCCAAACGCCTGCGACTTACGCCAAAAGGAAAGATGGAAACCGGGTCGCGCGTTGGCTCTTTCTCGCGTGCTTCCTCCGACCAGTGATCGGGTGTGAATTGAGACTTGGCAACACGTGATCGGCCATTATCGTGTGAACCGGGGCGCTCGTAGCGTTCCCTGACTTCACCTACTTGCGGGTCCCACAGCTCTTGCGCGCGAAGTTCTTTTGGCGGCGCAATTGCGTGCTTTGTCGTTTCAATCCCATTGCTATCCCCACGCACCCGCTCCTCAACGGCAATCGGCCGTCCGCGCAGCAAGCTATCAATGGTCTCTGCAACATCCATGTGCACCATCATGTGATGCCAGCCCTTGATTTCTACCAAGACTTGAAACGTGGGTGGGGCCTTACGTTCCAGAACCGACTTCTGCGATCGCCGTCGCCGCGCTTCTTCATCGCTGAGGGTCACAGATTGAATGCCGCCGATGAGATCGGAAAGGGTTGGATTTTGCATGAGATTAGTCAGAGTATTGCCGTGCGCCGTACCCACCAATTGAACACCGCGCTCGGCGATGGTGCGTGCCGCGGCAGCTTCTAACTCAGTACCGATTTCATCGATGACGATGACCTCAGGCATGTGGTTCTCGATCGCTTCGATCATGACTTTATGCTGGTCTGTTGAGCTTGGCACTTGCATGCGCCTTGCCCGGCCAATACCGGCATGGGGAATGTCGCCGTCGCCGGCGATTTCGTTAGAGGTGTCAACCACAATGACCCGCTTGTTCGACTCGTCTGCCAGAACGCGGGCCACGTCTCGGAGAAGTGTTGTCTTTCCCACACCAGGGCTGCCAAGCAACAGCAGGCTCTTGCCGGACTCAACGAGATCGCGAATGATCTCAATCGTACCGAACACGGCCCGGCCAATGCGGCACGTCAGGCCGACAATGTCCCCCGTGCGGTTGCGGATGGCTGATATCCGGTGGAGGGTCCGGGGAATGCCAGCGCGATTGTCGTTTGTGAACGCACCCAGCCGAGAGACGACAAAGGCGATGTCGTCGGCCGTTAATTCCATGTCGTCCAGGAATGCTTCGCGCTTGAGAAAGCGTGCTTCCGGCTTTCGACCCAGATCGAGGACGATTTCGAGAAGGTCGGAAGTTCCTTCTATTGCTTCCAAAGAACCTCGGATCCGTGGCAGCATTACGCCAACGAGGGCTCCAATATCATCTGTAACTTGCATTTCGGTCTGAGTCAGTGGAGACCCCAGTGCTACCGGATCGTCCATTCGCATTTGCCCCATGTACCGTCGATACGGCGCTACGCTATTCTACGCGTTCCTGTGGAAGGTGACCGTCGCCTCTTTCCTCGCGGAAGAATGCGGTATTCTCAGTGTCATGATACCACGCTCGGTTCCCCGAGTACTGCGCCCACAATGGTACCGTAGCCACGGAGGAATTCAGCCGCAGGGAGGGCTCGTTTTCCTGCAATCTGCACTTCCTCCAAAATGACGAGACCCGCACCGGTGACCACCGCAAGTTCGCTCTGATGTTGTACCACTCTGCCGGGCCCTTCTCCGGCCGTTGATGAAAGTGGCCGTGCACGAAGGATCTTAAGTTGGCGACCATCCCAGAACGTCACCGCACCCGGCCATGGTTGCATGGCCCGCACATGGCGACAAATAGCCTCTGCATCCTGGCCCCACCGTACCAAGCCGTCACTCTTCCTGAGTTGCGGAGCATACGTTGCATTGGAGGCATCTTGGGCCCGTGGCTCGATGCGTCCGGCGGTCCAATCATCCAGTGTTGGAAGGAGAAGGTCGGCGCCGAGCCGGGACAACGCTTCAGTTAACGTTGCCGTCGTCTCATCATCTGCCAGCGGCATTGAGCGTTGCCGCAGAATAGGACCGGTGTCAAGCCCTTCGTCCATTTGCATGATCGTGACGCCCGTCATTGCATCTCCGGCGAGAATGGCGGCTGATACCGGCGCAGCTCCGCGGTGGCTCGGCAGCAGCGAGGCGTGCACGTTGAGGCACCCGAGCGGAGGGAGGTCGAGGATGCTTCGCGGCAGAATCTTGCCGTAGGCCGCAACCACGATCACGTCCGCAGCGGCGGCCGCGAGTTCTGCTGCCACGGCGCGCCTGCGCAGCGATGGCGGCTGGGTGACAGCCAAGTCAAGCTCAAGCGCCGCCTGTTTCACCGGCGACATCTGCTGTTTCCGGCCCCGTCCCGCCGGGCGGTCCTGCTGGGTCACAACGAGGACAACGTCGTGTTGCTTGTCCAGAGCGTGCAGACTGGGTACGGCAAAGTCGGCAGTACCGCAGAATATGACACGCATTCAGCTTATCCTGGACTCTTCTGCTGGATTATCCAGCTCAGTATCGGGTTCAACGCGGTAGAGTTGTTCCGGGTCTTCTAAATGGTCCAGAAAGAGCGTACCGTCCAGATGATCGATTTCATGTTGAAATACGCGCGCAAGGAGATCGTTGGCACGAATGCGTATCTCTTTCCCTTCCAGCGAGCGTCCCTTGACAACGACACTTTGGTACCGATTCACAAGACCGTAGTAAGTGGAATGA contains these protein-coding regions:
- a CDS encoding AAA family ATPase; translation: MQVTDDIGALVGVMLPRIRGSLEAIEGTSDLLEIVLDLGRKPEARFLKREAFLDDMELTADDIAFVVSRLGAFTNDNRAGIPRTLHRISAIRNRTGDIVGLTCRIGRAVFGTIEIIRDLVESGKSLLLLGSPGVGKTTLLRDVARVLADESNKRVIVVDTSNEIAGDGDIPHAGIGRARRMQVPSSTDQHKVMIEAIENHMPEVIVIDEIGTELEAAAARTIAERGVQLVGTAHGNTLTNLMQNPTLSDLIGGIQSVTLSDEEARRRRSQKSVLERKAPPTFQVLVEIKGWHHMMVHMDVAETIDSLLRGRPIAVEERVRGDSNGIETTKHAIAPPKELRAQELWDPQVGEVRERYERPGSHDNGRSRVAKSQFTPDHWSEEAREKEPTRDPVSIFPFGVSRRRLEDAAKHLAVPAWVSEDLDTADVVLTLKSYYRQRTGPLRLAEQKQIPIFVLRSNAQSQINQSLASIFDLNARHPTSEVEDLRLAEAAVQETLHTSHPVDLPPANSYIRRLQHELAQKFQLGSRSYGKEPNRWVRIHKP
- the fmt gene encoding methionyl-tRNA formyltransferase; translated protein: MRVIFCGTADFAVPSLHALDKQHDVVLVVTQQDRPAGRGRKQQMSPVKQAALELDLAVTQPPSLRRRAVAAELAAAAADVIVVAAYGKILPRSILDLPPLGCLNVHASLLPSHRGAAPVSAAILAGDAMTGVTIMQMDEGLDTGPILRQRSMPLADDETTATLTEALSRLGADLLLPTLDDWTAGRIEPRAQDASNATYAPQLRKSDGLVRWGQDAEAICRHVRAMQPWPGAVTFWDGRQLKILRARPLSSTAGEGPGRVVQHQSELAVVTGAGLVILEEVQIAGKRALPAAEFLRGYGTIVGAVLGEPSVVS